One genomic segment of Virgibacillus doumboii includes these proteins:
- a CDS encoding HD domain-containing protein — MNNQEKLTAIRVYVYDIFNDDATGHDFFHMKRVANTAKAIAEYEKADIFICEAAAWIHDVGDGKLFSDSEKELEKLEEFLHSLNCTSQQIDYIKTAAKDVSFSKGKTPVTLEGKIVQDADRLDALGAIGIARSFAFGGSNGQLIWHDSNHNNTSVQHFYDKLLKLKNMMNTDTAKQIAEERHRFMEKFLEQFFKEW, encoded by the coding sequence ATGAATAACCAAGAAAAATTAACAGCGATTCGCGTTTATGTCTATGATATTTTCAATGACGATGCAACCGGTCATGACTTCTTCCATATGAAGCGGGTCGCTAATACAGCCAAAGCGATTGCAGAGTACGAGAAAGCAGATATATTCATATGTGAAGCCGCAGCATGGATACACGACGTTGGGGATGGAAAGCTTTTTTCAGACAGTGAAAAAGAACTGGAGAAACTTGAGGAATTTTTACATTCGTTAAATTGTACTTCACAACAAATTGACTATATTAAAACTGCAGCCAAAGATGTTTCTTTCAGTAAAGGAAAGACACCTGTCACCCTCGAAGGGAAGATTGTCCAAGATGCGGACCGGCTTGATGCGCTTGGAGCTATCGGTATTGCACGAAGCTTTGCCTTTGGTGGTTCAAATGGGCAATTAATCTGGCATGACAGTAATCATAATAATACATCGGTACAGCATTTTTATGATAAACTGCTTAAATTAAAAAATATGATGAATACGGATACAGCTAAACAAATTGCCGAAGAGCGACATCGTTTTATGGAAAAATTCCTGGAACAATTTTTTAAAGAATGGTAA
- a CDS encoding NlpC/P60 family protein, with protein MLNGTVEQVVKHSVLYSYVLSQPFAVYVDAYPVLQNKQLMEAGQAQYGQQGEVVRILQHKLNKLSYYEDEIDGDFAVLTEHALKKFQADNNIKVTGQGDFKTLNVMIVKEKKKYMDQIKNMSESIYPGMHSEDVKIVQKALEYFGYYTGEIDGIYGPLTKKALETAEKEHDLDLVNEVSQSSLTALYESDDEQVEQKVEKETVKKETKEEQQEPKKVDVTGATYTKVIEEAYAQIGTPYVWGGESPSGFDCSGFIQYIFGTQNITLPRTVSDTWNFTQHVNSPSVGDLVFFETYKPGPSHMGIYIGNGKFIHAGESRGVEISKLKNSYWNQRYLGARRVN; from the coding sequence ATGCTGAATGGTACTGTCGAGCAAGTAGTTAAACACTCAGTTCTATACAGCTACGTGTTAAGTCAACCGTTTGCTGTTTACGTTGATGCATATCCTGTACTTCAGAATAAACAATTAATGGAAGCCGGGCAAGCGCAGTATGGACAGCAAGGAGAGGTTGTTCGGATACTTCAGCACAAACTTAACAAACTATCCTACTATGAAGATGAAATTGATGGTGATTTTGCCGTATTAACCGAGCATGCCCTAAAAAAGTTTCAGGCAGACAACAACATAAAAGTTACCGGTCAAGGCGATTTTAAAACATTAAATGTAATGATTGTAAAAGAAAAGAAAAAATACATGGACCAAATTAAAAATATGTCAGAATCTATTTATCCGGGTATGCACAGTGAAGACGTTAAAATTGTACAGAAGGCATTGGAGTATTTTGGTTATTACACAGGTGAAATTGACGGAATCTATGGTCCTCTTACAAAAAAAGCACTGGAAACTGCAGAAAAAGAACATGACCTTGATCTGGTGAATGAAGTATCACAATCATCCCTTACAGCGTTATATGAATCAGACGATGAACAAGTTGAACAAAAAGTCGAAAAAGAGACAGTTAAAAAAGAGACAAAAGAGGAACAGCAGGAACCTAAGAAGGTTGACGTTACAGGTGCGACATACACAAAAGTTATTGAAGAAGCATATGCACAAATAGGAACTCCATACGTATGGGGTGGTGAATCACCAAGCGGATTTGACTGCAGTGGTTTTATACAATACATTTTTGGCACACAAAACATCACTTTGCCCCGGACGGTCAGTGATACGTGGAATTTTACACAACATGTAAACAGCCCTTCAGTTGGAGATCTGGTATTTTTTGAAACGTATAAACCCGGACCTTCTCATATGGGAATTTATATTGGTAATGGTAAATTTATTCACGCTGGTGAGTCACGCGGGGTAGAAATAAGCAAATTGAAGAATTCGTATTGGAATCAACGGTACCTGGGTGCCAGAAGAGTAAATTAG
- a CDS encoding dihydrofolate reductase encodes MISLLVAMDSNRTIGAEGDLPWRLPNDLKFFKEKTTGNTIIMGRKTFESIGKALPNRKNVVITRQQTDFPDGLDVIDNLDIIREWTKENPDKEYFVIGGGNIFKQILPDADRMYITLIDEIFEGDTYFPEFSDKEWTITTKEKGEKNEKNPYDYYFLQYDRK; translated from the coding sequence ATGATTTCGTTACTTGTAGCTATGGATAGCAACCGAACGATTGGTGCTGAAGGTGATTTACCCTGGCGTTTACCAAATGACCTGAAATTTTTTAAAGAAAAAACTACCGGCAACACGATTATTATGGGTAGAAAGACCTTCGAATCAATCGGAAAAGCTTTGCCAAATCGTAAAAATGTGGTAATTACACGGCAACAAACTGATTTTCCTGACGGGTTGGATGTAATTGATAATCTCGATATAATCCGTGAATGGACTAAAGAAAATCCCGACAAAGAATATTTCGTTATTGGGGGAGGCAATATCTTTAAACAGATACTGCCTGATGCAGACCGTATGTATATTACACTGATTGATGAAATATTTGAAGGAGATACATACTTCCCTGAGTTTTCTGATAAAGAATGGACGATAACAACAAAAGAAAAAGGGGAGAAGAATGAGAAGAATCCCTACGATTACTATTTTTTGCAATATGACCGAAAATGA
- a CDS encoding DUF2512 family protein yields MTGLIVKLIICPISLFLASWIFPNVDFGYWYQPIILGVVLAFAGYFMERAMLREETNWLSVFMDFIASTLIVYFGSMFLVDTEVTFFGAILTGALLAVTEIFQHNWLLGSGRIEKETVSD; encoded by the coding sequence ATGACCGGATTAATAGTAAAATTAATTATATGCCCAATTAGCCTGTTTCTTGCTTCATGGATATTTCCAAATGTTGACTTCGGGTACTGGTATCAACCTATTATTCTTGGAGTTGTGTTAGCTTTTGCAGGTTATTTTATGGAGAGAGCTATGTTACGTGAAGAAACAAATTGGTTAAGTGTGTTTATGGATTTTATTGCTTCCACGTTGATTGTCTATTTCGGTTCGATGTTCTTAGTGGATACGGAAGTTACTTTTTTCGGAGCGATATTGACTGGTGCGCTGCTTGCGGTAACTGAAATCTTCCAGCATAATTGGTTGCTCGGCAGCGGCAGAATTGAAAAAGAAACAGTAAGTGATTAG
- a CDS encoding thymidylate synthase, whose translation MPKGEQAYLDLCKHVLENGTKKEDRTNTGTYSAFGHQMRFDLSQGFPLLTTKKVPFRLIASELLWFIKGDTNIRYLLQNNNNIWNEWAFKNWVESADYVGPDMTDFGNRSQRDSEFNQVYQKQMGIFKEKILHDDAFAGQFGDLGSVYGKQWRDWKTSSDETIDQLKNVIDSIRNKPDSRRHIVSAWNPEDIPNMALPPCHTLFQFYVAEGKLSCQLYQRSGDVFLGVPFNIASYALLTLLIAHECNLEPGEFVHTLGDAHIYSNHVEQVKTQLGRDNRAFPELKINKDKHSIFDFELSDFELVNYNPHPSIKAPIAV comes from the coding sequence ATGCCAAAAGGTGAACAAGCCTATCTTGATTTGTGTAAACATGTACTGGAAAATGGAACTAAAAAAGAAGACCGGACCAATACTGGCACATATTCCGCTTTTGGTCATCAAATGCGTTTTGATCTTAGTCAAGGCTTTCCGCTTCTTACGACAAAGAAGGTTCCATTCCGTTTAATTGCAAGTGAATTGTTATGGTTTATTAAAGGGGATACGAATATCCGTTATCTATTGCAAAACAATAATAATATTTGGAATGAATGGGCTTTTAAGAATTGGGTGGAAAGTGCAGATTACGTCGGACCCGACATGACAGATTTTGGTAATCGGAGTCAGCGGGATTCTGAATTTAATCAGGTATATCAAAAACAAATGGGTATCTTTAAAGAAAAAATTTTGCATGATGATGCTTTTGCTGGTCAGTTTGGGGATCTGGGATCGGTTTACGGAAAACAGTGGCGTGACTGGAAAACCTCTTCAGACGAGACAATTGATCAATTAAAAAACGTGATTGATTCAATTCGCAACAAACCGGATTCCCGCAGACATATTGTATCGGCATGGAATCCAGAAGATATTCCCAATATGGCATTGCCGCCGTGTCACACGTTGTTTCAATTTTATGTAGCAGAAGGCAAACTTTCTTGTCAGTTGTATCAGCGCAGCGGTGACGTATTTCTTGGTGTGCCCTTCAATATCGCAAGTTATGCCCTGTTGACCTTGCTGATTGCTCATGAGTGCAATCTTGAACCAGGTGAGTTTGTTCATACACTGGGTGATGCACATATATACTCGAATCATGTTGAACAAGTAAAAACCCAGCTTGGCCGTGATAATAGGGCGTTTCCGGAACTGAAGATAAATAAAGATAAACATTCCATTTTTGACTTTGAATTATCCGATTTTGAATTGGTTAATTATAACCCGCATCCGTCGATAAAAGCACCAATTGCAGTTTAG